The Halococcus saccharolyticus DSM 5350 genome window below encodes:
- a CDS encoding class I SAM-dependent methyltransferase produces MSSRGQPIYDWWSRHQSLFDVLYVIAFLGRESEFRNRAIEALSLDAGEQVLELGCGPGNSFEALRTRVGDGGRVVGIDYSTGMTERAQARICDGDWNNVHVVRGDATKPGVEDATFDAVYASMSLSAMPDPKSTLNAAHRALRPGGRIVVLDARPFQEFPWTLLNPVMVPLSRWTTNWFPEENILDALDSRFGTTRVTEFNGGTIFIATARKPTQKGTPE; encoded by the coding sequence ATGAGCAGCCGAGGGCAACCGATCTACGACTGGTGGAGCCGTCACCAGAGCCTGTTCGACGTCCTCTACGTCATCGCCTTTCTCGGCCGTGAATCCGAATTCCGGAATCGGGCAATAGAGGCCCTCTCGCTTGACGCTGGCGAACAAGTGTTGGAGCTCGGCTGTGGCCCAGGCAACTCCTTCGAGGCACTTCGAACACGAGTTGGCGATGGGGGACGGGTCGTCGGAATCGACTACAGTACCGGGATGACCGAACGTGCTCAAGCGCGGATTTGCGACGGAGACTGGAACAACGTACACGTCGTCCGTGGCGATGCGACCAAGCCCGGTGTCGAAGATGCTACGTTCGACGCTGTCTATGCCTCGATGTCGCTGAGTGCAATGCCCGATCCGAAGAGCACGCTCAACGCGGCGCACCGTGCGTTGCGACCCGGCGGTCGAATAGTCGTCCTCGACGCGCGTCCGTTCCAGGAGTTCCCGTGGACGTTGCTCAATCCCGTGATGGTTCCACTTTCGAGATGGACAACGAACTGGTTTCCTGAAGAAAACATCCTGGATGCGCTCGACTCCCGATTCGGAACAACGAGAGTAACCGAGTTCAACGGTGGAACGATTTTCATCGCTACCGCACGAAAACCGACACAGAAGGGCACTCCCGAATAG
- a CDS encoding DUF63 family protein codes for MSQNAVRTQVATRFATGAAVSAGGLLCLPSLLGDVDHIHVLWPAISVFGAIALTIMVWLAIRRVSPSVSTQAGWMGLFVVFGQAVDAVSTAVGVDVLSVTEQVPLSRAVLELAAILPTASLIGVGWLFVIVKMVLATGLVWLVATDSETTPLGTRLLFLGAGLVGLLPGVRNLILYTLG; via the coding sequence ATGAGCCAAAACGCCGTTCGCACGCAGGTAGCAACCCGATTCGCTACAGGTGCGGCGGTATCTGCGGGTGGACTCCTCTGTTTACCCTCGCTTTTGGGAGACGTCGACCATATCCACGTTCTGTGGCCTGCGATCAGTGTTTTCGGAGCGATTGCGCTCACGATCATGGTCTGGCTGGCGATCCGTCGCGTCTCGCCGTCGGTCTCTACACAAGCTGGCTGGATGGGGCTCTTCGTCGTGTTCGGTCAAGCAGTCGACGCCGTTTCGACGGCGGTTGGCGTCGACGTTCTCTCCGTGACCGAACAGGTTCCGCTCTCCCGTGCCGTCTTGGAACTCGCCGCGATACTGCCCACCGCATCACTGATCGGCGTCGGGTGGCTCTTCGTTATCGTCAAGATGGTTCTCGCGACGGGCCTGGTCTGGTTGGTCGCTACCGATAGCGAAACGACACCACTCGGTACTCGGCTCCTCTTTCTCGGAGCAGGGCTTGTGGGGCTCCTTCCGGGAGTGCGGAATCTCATCCTCTACACGCTAGGGTGA